From the genome of Clarias gariepinus isolate MV-2021 ecotype Netherlands chromosome 28, CGAR_prim_01v2, whole genome shotgun sequence, one region includes:
- the tent4a gene encoding terminal nucleotidyltransferase 4A isoform X1 encodes MDPRVAWIQPEQKGPANALWMHVWETSQGIRTNHQTELCVSAGVLCKDPAADVHGCSSGTHHLPPPPPPSSSSSPSLSSSSSHQSNANSTNIRSAFSTLSINNNKNVSAVSTSGMSPTDSRSPPEPGTRTDSAVRANETNKNRVCFSYTELNNVNQNHLHNHNHYHHHHHHHHHQHSRYFHQEEQPYFQQNCMKRYQITPGFNNHNHHHHHHHPGRRKNENKASTYGINYLLSNWNNGNHAISPVTLWKSRTYSPGLNGLHEEIIDFYNFMSPRPEEAAMRQEVVDRIESVIKELWPSADVQIFGSFSTGLYLPTSDIDLVVFGKWDRPPLQQLEQALRKNNVAEPFSIKVLDKATVPIIKLTDQETEVKVDISFNVETGVKAARFIKDYVKKYTVLPYLIFVLKQFLLQRDLNEVFTGGISSYSLILMVISFLQLHPRIDARTPNTNLGVLLIEFFELYGRHFNYLKTGIRIKNGGAYMAKEDIMKAMSNGYRPSMLCIEDPLLPGNDVGRSSYGAMQVKHVFDYAYIVLSHAVSPLANSYPNKDTDSTLGRIIKVTQEVIDYREWIASKWGSKQTERTNGPALHKDSVEQTDSSALLSVGVEEQQPPQRDSVSPNSADSPMSLSSPQQHSSASSPSGSDIDSDSTPCAAPAVPSYPMQTLALGTLPAELQMGTGKANFTMPHSMPSASQTRVLIPGSLPLHILPGRQQAGPKGFHNPALALGHMQYNRNTWRHKKRDSLPASVSR; translated from the exons ATGGATCCGAGGGTCGCCTGGATTCAGCCGGAACAGAAGGGACCCGCTAACGCGCTATGGATGCACGTGTGGGAGACATCTCAGGGAATCCGGACTAACCATCAGACCGAGCTGTGTGTCAGCGCCGGGGTTTTGTGTAAAGACCCAGCAGCAGATGTTCACGGGTGTTCATCCGGCACCCAccatcttcctcctcctcctcctccttcttcttcttcatcaccATCCttatcatcttcttcttctcatcAAAGCAATGCGAACAGTACTAATATCCGGAGCGCCTTCTCGACATTAtcgattaataataataagaacgTTAGCGCTGTGAGCACAAGCGGCATGTCTCCCACTGACTCCCGGTCTCCGCCTGAGCCGGGCACGCGCACGGACTCCGCCGTCAGGGCTAACGAGACCAACAAAAACCGCGTGTGTTTCAGTTACACCGAGCTGAACAACGTCAACCAGAATCACCTTCACAATCATAACCattatcaccaccatcatcatcatcatcaccaccaacaTTCGCGATACTTCCATCAGGAAGAGCAGCCGTATTTCCAGCAGAACTGCATGAAGCGCTACCAGATCACCCCGGGATTTAACAACCacaatcatcatcaccatcatcatcacccggGACGGAGGAAAAATGAGAATAAAGCGAGCACATACGGGATTAACTATCTTCTCTCGAACTGGAATAACGGTAACCATGCAATCAGTCCCGTTACACTGTGGAAAAGCAGGACGTACAGCCCAGGGCTTAACGG GCTTCACGAGGAGATTATAGACTTCTACAACTTCATGTCCCCTCGACCTGAAGAGGCCGCCATGAGGCAAGAGGTAGTCGACCGAATCGAGTCAGTCATCAAGGAGCTGTGGCCAAGTGCTGAC GTACAGATATTCGGCAGCTTCAGCACTGGACTCTACCTCCCAACCAG TGACATTGACTTGGTGGTGTTTGGGAAATGGGACAGACCGCCCCTGCAGCAGCTAGAGCAGGCCCTCCGGAAAAATAATGTGGCCGAGCCATTCTCTATAAAAGTACTTGACAAAGCTACG gtACCAATCATTAAATTGACCGATCAGGAAACAGAGGTCAAAGTGGACATCAGTTTCAACGTGGAGACTGGAGTCAAAGCTGCCCGCTTCATTAAGGATTATGTGAAg AAGTATACCGTGCTGCCTTATTTGATCTTCGTGCTGAAGCAGTTCCTCCTGCAAAGGGATCTGAACGAGGTCTTTACCGGAGGGATTAGCTCTTATAGCCTCATCCTGATGGTCATCAGCTTCCTGCAG CTCCACCCCCGGATCGACGCCAGAACCCCCAACACAAACCTTGGCGTTCTGCTGATCGAGTTCTTCGAGCTGTATGGCCGCCATTTTAACTACCTGAAAACGGGCATCAGGATAAAGAACGGCGGCGCCTACATGGCCAAAGAGGACATCATGAAAGCCATGAGCAACGGCTACAGGCCGTCCATGCTCTGCATCGAGGACCCCCTTCTTCCAG GTAACGACGTGGGCAGGAGTTCCTACGGAGCCATGCAGGTGAAACACGTGTTTGATTACGCCTACATCGTCCTCAGTCATGCAGTGTCGCCTCTCGCGAACTCCTACCCGAACAAGGACACCGACAG CACTTTGGGACGCATCATTAAAGTCACCCAGGAAGTGATCGACTACAGGGAGTGGATTGCTAGCAAGTGGGGAAGCAAGCAGACCGAAAGGACTAACG gTCCTGCTCTGCATAAAGACTCGGTGGAGCAGACGGACTCAAGCGCCCTGCTCAGTGTTGGAGTGGAGGAGCAGCAGCCGCCCCAGAGGGACTCTGTGTCTCCTAATAGCGCGGACTCTCCCATGTCCCTGTCCAGCCCTCAGCAGCACTCCTCTGCGTCGTCTCCGTCAGGCAGCGACATT GACTCGGACAGCACGCCGTGCGCGGCTCCAGCAGTGCCCTCCTACCCTATGCAGACGCTGGCACTGGGCACGCTGCCTGCTGAGCTGCAGATGGGCACAGGAAAGGCCAACTTCACCATGCCACACTCGATGCCCTCTGCCAGTCAG acgAGAGTTTTAATACCCGGGAGTCTTCCTCTCCACATTCTACCTGGCAGACAG
- the tent4a gene encoding terminal nucleotidyltransferase 4A isoform X2 has translation MDPRVAWIQPEQKGPANALWMHVWETSQGIRTNHQTELCVSAGVLCKDPAADVHGCSSGTHHLPPPPPPSSSSSPSLSSSSSHQSNANSTNIRSAFSTLSINNNKNVSAVSTSGMSPTDSRSPPEPGTRTDSAVRANETNKNRVCFSYTELNNVNQNHLHNHNHYHHHHHHHHHQHSRYFHQEEQPYFQQNCMKRYQITPGFNNHNHHHHHHHPGRRKNENKASTYGINYLLSNWNNGNHAISPVTLWKSRTYSPGLNGLHEEIIDFYNFMSPRPEEAAMRQEVVDRIESVIKELWPSADVQIFGSFSTGLYLPTSDIDLVVFGKWDRPPLQQLEQALRKNNVAEPFSIKVLDKATVPIIKLTDQETEVKVDISFNVETGVKAARFIKDYVKKYTVLPYLIFVLKQFLLQRDLNEVFTGGISSYSLILMVISFLQLHPRIDARTPNTNLGVLLIEFFELYGRHFNYLKTGIRIKNGGAYMAKEDIMKAMSNGYRPSMLCIEDPLLPGNDVGRSSYGAMQVKHVFDYAYIVLSHAVSPLANSYPNKDTDSTLGRIIKVTQEVIDYREWIASKWGSKQTERTNGPALHKDSVEQTDSSALLSVGVEEQQPPQRDSVSPNSADSPMSLSSPQQHSSASSPSGSDIDSDSTPCAAPAVPSYPMQTLALGTLPAELQMGTGKANFTMPHSMPSASQTRVLIPGSLPLHILPGRQAGPKGFHNPALALGHMQYNRNTWRHKKRDSLPASVSR, from the exons ATGGATCCGAGGGTCGCCTGGATTCAGCCGGAACAGAAGGGACCCGCTAACGCGCTATGGATGCACGTGTGGGAGACATCTCAGGGAATCCGGACTAACCATCAGACCGAGCTGTGTGTCAGCGCCGGGGTTTTGTGTAAAGACCCAGCAGCAGATGTTCACGGGTGTTCATCCGGCACCCAccatcttcctcctcctcctcctccttcttcttcttcatcaccATCCttatcatcttcttcttctcatcAAAGCAATGCGAACAGTACTAATATCCGGAGCGCCTTCTCGACATTAtcgattaataataataagaacgTTAGCGCTGTGAGCACAAGCGGCATGTCTCCCACTGACTCCCGGTCTCCGCCTGAGCCGGGCACGCGCACGGACTCCGCCGTCAGGGCTAACGAGACCAACAAAAACCGCGTGTGTTTCAGTTACACCGAGCTGAACAACGTCAACCAGAATCACCTTCACAATCATAACCattatcaccaccatcatcatcatcatcaccaccaacaTTCGCGATACTTCCATCAGGAAGAGCAGCCGTATTTCCAGCAGAACTGCATGAAGCGCTACCAGATCACCCCGGGATTTAACAACCacaatcatcatcaccatcatcatcacccggGACGGAGGAAAAATGAGAATAAAGCGAGCACATACGGGATTAACTATCTTCTCTCGAACTGGAATAACGGTAACCATGCAATCAGTCCCGTTACACTGTGGAAAAGCAGGACGTACAGCCCAGGGCTTAACGG GCTTCACGAGGAGATTATAGACTTCTACAACTTCATGTCCCCTCGACCTGAAGAGGCCGCCATGAGGCAAGAGGTAGTCGACCGAATCGAGTCAGTCATCAAGGAGCTGTGGCCAAGTGCTGAC GTACAGATATTCGGCAGCTTCAGCACTGGACTCTACCTCCCAACCAG TGACATTGACTTGGTGGTGTTTGGGAAATGGGACAGACCGCCCCTGCAGCAGCTAGAGCAGGCCCTCCGGAAAAATAATGTGGCCGAGCCATTCTCTATAAAAGTACTTGACAAAGCTACG gtACCAATCATTAAATTGACCGATCAGGAAACAGAGGTCAAAGTGGACATCAGTTTCAACGTGGAGACTGGAGTCAAAGCTGCCCGCTTCATTAAGGATTATGTGAAg AAGTATACCGTGCTGCCTTATTTGATCTTCGTGCTGAAGCAGTTCCTCCTGCAAAGGGATCTGAACGAGGTCTTTACCGGAGGGATTAGCTCTTATAGCCTCATCCTGATGGTCATCAGCTTCCTGCAG CTCCACCCCCGGATCGACGCCAGAACCCCCAACACAAACCTTGGCGTTCTGCTGATCGAGTTCTTCGAGCTGTATGGCCGCCATTTTAACTACCTGAAAACGGGCATCAGGATAAAGAACGGCGGCGCCTACATGGCCAAAGAGGACATCATGAAAGCCATGAGCAACGGCTACAGGCCGTCCATGCTCTGCATCGAGGACCCCCTTCTTCCAG GTAACGACGTGGGCAGGAGTTCCTACGGAGCCATGCAGGTGAAACACGTGTTTGATTACGCCTACATCGTCCTCAGTCATGCAGTGTCGCCTCTCGCGAACTCCTACCCGAACAAGGACACCGACAG CACTTTGGGACGCATCATTAAAGTCACCCAGGAAGTGATCGACTACAGGGAGTGGATTGCTAGCAAGTGGGGAAGCAAGCAGACCGAAAGGACTAACG gTCCTGCTCTGCATAAAGACTCGGTGGAGCAGACGGACTCAAGCGCCCTGCTCAGTGTTGGAGTGGAGGAGCAGCAGCCGCCCCAGAGGGACTCTGTGTCTCCTAATAGCGCGGACTCTCCCATGTCCCTGTCCAGCCCTCAGCAGCACTCCTCTGCGTCGTCTCCGTCAGGCAGCGACATT GACTCGGACAGCACGCCGTGCGCGGCTCCAGCAGTGCCCTCCTACCCTATGCAGACGCTGGCACTGGGCACGCTGCCTGCTGAGCTGCAGATGGGCACAGGAAAGGCCAACTTCACCATGCCACACTCGATGCCCTCTGCCAGTCAG acgAGAGTTTTAATACCCGGGAGTCTTCCTCTCCACATTCTACCTGGCAGACAG